A segment of the Mytilus trossulus isolate FHL-02 chromosome 12, PNRI_Mtr1.1.1.hap1, whole genome shotgun sequence genome:
tttacacgaaaaccatctaaaatttaactaaaatgctagaattgggaagatttcagtaatttagcacgaCTTAATAGTGCTAGTACCGGATATATatttgcattgtattgtcaataccggccaatatttatgtagcagaagaaTTATACTGtctaataaataactaaaaagttacattttaacaatttggtaatactgctatattttggggccaaaaaaggggtcttactaaACCAACACCTTTTggctagtagtttcagaggagaagattttttttgtaaaagttcatgaCGACGAACGACGACGACAGCGACGGacgacggatgccaagtgatgagaaaaattATTTGACCCTTCAGTCCAGAAGCGCTAAAAAGAAtcagttgttttcatttcaaagtGATTGTTCGggtattatcttttttttaattattttttttagttgtcgTGGTTCACCAGTTTTGTGCtaagaaaatataatatgcCGTATTTATTAATGTTGTGTTGCACACACTACATTACATATgatgtataaatttatttcagatttgCCAGACGCTATTAACCAACTATCAGAGGAAGATAAAATAAGATATAATACGCTAATGCAAAGTTCAAAAACCGAAAAAAGGTATTTCGTAAGAGTTATGATAGTTGGTAAGGAATCAGCTGGTAAAACATGCCTCTTGAGAAGATTATTAAAAGAAGACATAACAGATGTTTCCAGTACAGATGGTGTTGATATTGTTGTTCGAAGATGTAAAATCAACATAGAAGATGGAACATGGACAATCGGCAAAGGTACATAATACCATGGCCAATGGTGatgatttagaaataatttacggaaaaaaatatcaacaattcaaaaagatatttgtatCATTACTTTAATATAACGCAATACATGTTGCAATTACACAGGCATTGTAATTTCGATTGGTTTCTACTTTATATTATTGATCTAAAGAAAGGtatgtaaaatttacaaattcttACATTTCATTGGGATATATAAACATTGAGTCATATCATATAGAACATTGGTTGTTATTCCCCACTTCCCCAAATACTGCGAAATTTAATCATagaatgttcatttttttaaaagactagTATACTTTTCAAATGACAATGTCCATGGCATCCTAAATGTAGAGCAAcgtatatttgtaaataatattcatACAACACGGAATTCTTTAAAAATGGGTTGTTTTTTATACTCACCCTGTTCCAACAGAGTTATAATAGAGCACGTTTAAAATCCACCCTCAATCAATAGTTGTAGCTGTGTTTCACCTCACAATCGCTTCAAATCCACATgctatttcaaaatacaaaaaaaaatgaatatgtgtGATATACATGAATGGCcatgtttaactttaaaatatgtgAACAAGGGATATTATATAATTGGAAAATccattgtattttcaaaatttgcagaAAAGTTCTGCAATTTAGGAAATATATTCCTGCTCTCGAATTCACCGATCGCGTAATGACCTTAACAGCAAGACCTCTCCTAAGTATACATGTACGTATGCAACCTGAAAGCgcttgtgataaaaaaaaatctcaaaataagAAAAGGTTTTTGATACACCAAAATATTTTACGTCTGCTTAGACAaaatttaataatcaaatagaaACGCatgaatttttttgttttttttaggtgTCAAATTGCTTTATCTcaacacatgatttttttttaacacttgaaTATAAAATTGCACTAAAGCTGCTAACAATTACCTTACCGTTACATCTAACTAATAACAACTAATTATTGTCATGTTGGTTATCATCCTGAGAACTATACTAGATACAAAGAAACATTGAATTGCAAACATGATccctttttatttttggcgtttttgcattttatcttaaaaatctTCAACCTTTTATTAAAATGCTGTTACTTTCTGAAGACTgcatataaatcaataaaagaggtatatatatagatagatgaaatattaatgttttaaatgaatgcaatatttttgttatccaatcattatgtaatcaattattatgcaaTTTATGCTAAAACTTTGGTCAGTTGACTTGAATGCATTTAACTCTATCATCGctataacaatacaaaacatGTTAACGAAATCTTTATCAACACAGCAAGAGCTACGAAAGGGTGTCTCAAATAATCGCTATcgtattccattctctcataaatctgtaaaatttttGTACCACATAAAAGTAGATAATGTTTGATTATGGGTAACATTTGATCTTTACATTCTATCCAAAATGTGAGACACctttttgtagataatggctcTAGGAAcatcatttaataaaatcaaccaTCTAGGGTTATTTATGAAGAAGCTAATTTCAATTGAAAGTGGCCATTTCTTGTtaatttaaacacatttatttatagtggattgggaaacaagttttgcaacttaaattaatccctttccactttgcgggtgcgagtactgccttgtagcggcattagcctgctcgttttcgaaatctacaagggtgtctttaacgtgcaagagatatggctctctcttaaaacgggtcagccatttatcgtccccttccgacggactatcatcgtttcctcaagaccatacttgcaaatagtgtcaagggagagccgaaaattgagtccCTGAATTTTTTATCCcagacgggaatcgaaccaggaacctttatgttagtagtccgatgcactaaccactacaccacggcatttcttgttatttttgttaaacaaggttgacattataattgattacataattgtTGTCTGATACTaaatttgcattattttaaaagaataatatgAACGCTATCCATAAATACtacttatataaattttcaagcataataaagaaatttacaacattttaaaactggGGAATTGGAGGTATAAATTGaatgtattgtgctacctttaATAAGCAAACATGATCAACAAGACAATGTCTTCAATTAGGAAAGTTTAGAGGATTTAGACCGACCGTCTCCATggaattattgccctttaatgacaatttgtATTCTTTTGGGGGGTCACAGGTTTGCCTTACAGGAAAACCCATAATCAATCGGAAAGAACTTCTCACAACTCATatttcgtgttgcttattctttagttttttatgttgtgtggGAAATCAAGACTGCAGTGTTTGTGTTGTGATaaagtattatataaaaatatagagaTTCTGcgagatatataaataattatatataagtatGTACAATTGCTACGAGGCAGCAAATGTTTAGTAGTGAATCGAAATTCGCATTTAATATTCAAGTACATGGATACTATTTTGGAGACTTATACTGGATACCAAAACTTCACAAAACTTCATAAAAGAACGATACAAAACAGGATCATCAAAGTGTTCGACtcaacatttttctaaaattccGACTTTTGTTCTTTCTACAGTAAAATATGGCCTTCAAAGATGAGATATAGTCTACCAGTGGTGTTAACCAgatgtctcaaaaaatataaagatcacCTGCTAAATCTTAGTTCACAATCCCTCTATATTGCAGCTACATTACGAATTTAGATTTGTTTCTATGCTTTACACTTCTATTCCCAATGCTCAATTGAGAGAGATCTACATTGTACTTCACAATCTTATTACACAGagaattttctataaaaatgatatttcttaTGAGTTTTACGGTGGAGTAGGtggaattttttaatttaaaaaaaatgttaaaaaatttacataaaatatttgctcATGTTTTTTATTATATCGTAAGTATCAAAAACTAATCAGGATTGGTATTTCATAAATTGTCACTGTTAGTCTGTTTCCGGGGTAAGCctgttatagaaaaaaaacttgtgtCTTTAACCCAGAAAcccttaaaaatatttcaaactttttagTAAGGAGTCGAACTTCCTTAAAGGAAACACGACCTACTTAGTACCATAACGTACTTTAATGAACCAATATAATACCGACAATTCCTATATGTATGGTATGGTTAATGATCACTACTACCAATTGATAACATTTTCAGTTGTTTTTAcacttaaacaaataatttataatttttttctgccaggaaTTATTGATGATAAGATGACCCGAATTAAGAGAGCACTTTTTCCAAATGCAGAGGACAGAGACACTCTAAGTATGCAGGAAGAtgagacaaataatatgaatatacgACAGGGTGATGCGAAATCTactaatgacaaaaatattacaacCGACACAAAGTTAAGGCAGGAAGAAAAAGAGGAAACAATTGGGTCCTCATCATTAGCTATGCCCGAGGAGTCCACAAACAAGGCATTAGTTAATCTGGATAACGAAGAAATTACGAATGAATCGTTATCACTGGTAACGCCTGAGGACTTTACTTCCGACAACAATGTTAATCTGGATAAcactaaaaaaaagaatgagtCGTCATCATTGGTAATGCCTAAAGATGTGATGTCTCATGTGTTTTCTAAGTCAACTGTAAATGCTCCTTTAAACCTTTATGCATTATGTGAATTATGGGACTTTGCAGGACAAAAAGAATTTTATGCTACACATCAAGCATTTTTGACAAGTAGTGCAGTATACCTTGTAGTTGCAGATATGAAGGACGACATAAGTAAACAAGGCTTAGGGCAGTGCTTTGCTGATTTTCAGAACATTGGAGGTATGTTTTTGTTTccgaaaatcaaataaaataacattatttgatATACGGAATTTAATAATCTATAATAAAAACGAACgctaaataaacaatttacctaAATATTGATGGAGCCAACACTATAAAGATTGGCTGATTGCACTATTGTGCTAATTCGTGTCTGTCAGTTTGTATTGATGGAGGAAACTGGAGTGCCCGGATAGAACCACTGACCTTCGGTAAGAAAACTCGTCAATTTAAATCGTAGTCGGGAGCATTTGCCACGTGTGGGATTTGATAGGAACCGACCCTCAAAAGAAGATACGTGTTTGGTGTAATTTACATCTTAATCATTTAAGAGTATGTAAACTAATAAGTACTCTAGGCCTTTTAAACACTTTGTCGAAATTAAAAATTGGAAGTATACAGTTATGCGTTAATAATACAACGAATGCATTCGGGCTATTTcgttgaaataaagaaaataacagTGACGAGTAGTTTTACAAAGCAAACAGTTTAAATACATcaattacttttacttttaaattatgtattcaaatgaaatgCAAACTGATGCGAAATAGTTCAATCATTTTACTTCTTTGTGGTATTCTGCATGCATGATAAGTCATTGTTTTTATAACTCCACCACTCTAAACACTATTTTATAACCAAACACAAACTCAGTAAAAATAAAGTCAAAGCACAATTTGTCATTACACTTATAAACAATTGTCTCAGATGCCAGAGTATACAACGGTACAACccaaaaactattttttcctGAAAATGAAGAGCTACATATACATACACAAATTaggatacaaatattttattatgaaaattgacaaatatatgttatagataaatcgtggtaaatatatcaaaagtatCCTAGGTGGACTTCAAGAATTATGTTTTCAACAATACTGATTTATTTCAGAGTATGTTGATTTTTGGTTCGATTCTATTCATTGTCATCGAACAGCCGATAAACGGGCTAGAAATGTGCACTTCGATCCTCCAATACTATTAGTTTTCACTGGAAAGgataaatataacaaagagGTAATACAGTTATGGAACGTTGTTCCTCCCTGCTATCCGAGCTATCTACACACTATTATTATCCGATCTTGATCGGCACGTCACTTAGATCCATCAATAGACGTTTAAAGTACATTGTCATACTAccacaataaaaaaaaggaagtaaataaaGCTATACAAAAGCGCAGGATAACAACTTGCAATAAAAAAGAAAGCccactttattatttatacTACAGTAATAACGTAAAACAATTATTGAATATAGATATTGCCGACAACAACTGTATCGATAACACATGCTTCTTCCTTTAGATATACGTGTTTATAAGCGCCCAAATGACACCTACACCTTAGACAATTGCTTTACGTAACAACTGATGAACAAACAAATCAACACTTGCAATTATTGATTGATCGGTGCTTGATTAACGACAGTTGACACTTATTGTATGGATATTTAACATAATCAATTAAtgcagtaacattttttttgaatgggACGACAAAGATTTCTTGCAGGGACTAGGGATTAAAAAGTAATAGTGTGTTAGACTACAGGCCAAATAAAGTCCCCTtcaaaaattaacttttaaatagaactaaagtgttgttgttttgttgtctaACGCATAACCCagttattaatattttaccttaagaaAATACCCTTCCCTAACGAttgcattttacatttaaatttatgcTTTGAGGTTAATACAATTTCCCTTTTGAGTTATTGAAAACCTGTCAAGTTAACCTCAGATAATGTGATAGTGATTTGCATGATGATTTGGTATTCAATGTCCATCGCAAAAGTCACACTCACGTGCATATCAACACTAGGATCAAGGCTCAGCAAGGTGTGATTTCTTTCTTGTTCGTTTTAATCAGAATTGAAACTGAGAAACAAACAGTTCGTAGATGATATTAATGTTACGATATTGTTCACAAAGaaggggcgaaagatatcagagggataTTCAATCTTATAAATCTGGTGAGTTAtgcccttttcaactgatttgtttagctttttgtttttgttgtactATTACACCATTGTCCAAGTATAGAGGAGAGGTGGCAACTTACAAGCATATTTACCCCCCGCCATATTCCCAATTTACAACAGTTcctgtctgtcatatttgaaTTTTCGTAATTCATGCCATAAGTTTTCCTTAATTTGattgtttcaaaaatttcatGTTGGGGTCTGAAatagccgactatacggtatggatgtttttcattattatagACTATGCGATACATTTTGtgtaattgcttacatccacttcatctgaactttgtggatagttgtctcatttgcaattatacTGCATCTCCGTATTTGTATATTACtggaaaatgttttgattttgaataacaTAAACGAAATGGGATATATATCGGTCATTCGGAAATTTCTCGGTTGTAACGTttgtaaaaacgagaattccGTATACATTATTGAAGGGAAAAGGGATATTTTTCACAAATGGGGAAACATAACTCGCTGATTCCTTATTAGATACATTCACTTAAATCTAGTTGTTACTGAAAATATTAACGTGGTCACAGATTCATCAGATGTGGTTCCTAGATTTTGCATCAAATGGTTTTATGTTTTTCAGCTTTAgttattgatttgaaaattttaaaaggaacttTGAAAtttcgttttgatttttcttgaaatcggatttttttatttcactttttggtCGTTGTTTgtttggcaaatatttcatggatGTTCAGGACGGTaacaaataaaccaaaaatcaaaatggtAGGTCATACAATAGGGACTTTGATGGTTAAAAAATGTGGAAAACCATTTAAAAGAAAGTATGTAGATATGAACAGAGTTGTAGCCAGGCAAAATCTCAATGTACATGCCTTGTAAAGATTTGTTGTAAATGCTTTTATTGTGCACTCTCTGTATTCAAGGCAAATCAGTCAATCTAAATCCCCAACTTTTCAAAGGGATTTACTGTCAGTCGGAAGACGACCACGACATGACCATGACTGCATTACGATACGTGGTTTATTCCCATTAAGACATCAatcaataacacaaaataatgtaaaataaagagaaaaagatgtgatatgaatgTCGATGTGACAACTCTTCATCAAAGTCACATTTACGAAGTTCAACtaaaaagtcaaaaacaaataatatatagtaAGTCATGGATTGATcataaatttctgaaattttttcaTAAGGAATAGTAATAAGTTTGATACAGATAATAAATACTGGACGTTCCTCTTGATAATTATCGTTAAAGTATCAAACAAGAGAGTTGTGTATTCCTTTGTATATTTTCTGTAGGCAGATTTGAAGAAGAGAAAAAAGGAACTTAATGATCAACTAGACCAAGTTTTGGGATATCAAAGCAAATATCATCACTTGCACAAAAAATGGTATCTGTCAAATTTGACAGATACTGACGAAGAATTTGTAAAGTTGCAACATGCAATATTTGAGAGTGCAAGGAAAATGGATAATTGGGGTAATGATTTTCCCTTAAAATGGATTCTTTTAGAACATctgattgaaatcaataaagacgatggaaaaaatatcattaatttaAATGACATGTTCAAACTTGCTAAACATCACGATATTAATATACTGGAAAAAGATGAACTGTTGTTGTTTCTTCGACTTCAGCATATTTTAGGaaacattattttctttgaaaatatacCGGATTTGATCATTTTAAAACCTCAGTGGCTAGCAGATGCATTCCGATGTTTAGTCTCAGACAGAATTGATGACAGCAGCTTGCATCACCTTGAAGACTGGACACTGTTTACACGACAAGGCAAAATCAGTGAATCGTTAATAACAGAACTTTTCGAATCAAAAGATGGAAGTCAGTTTTCaggacaaaaaaaacaatttacataaaGTTATGGAAAAACTTGACATATTAGTCAAAATTGATAACTCAAGTTATTATATAATGCCCAGCCAAATGCCGTCTTCCACGTTTGAAAACATATCTAGAGATGTTGGCATTCTAACTCAAAACTGTAAAAGGACTTCCTGGCTTTGTTTCAAATTCATATTCCTTCCACCTTCCTTCTTTAACCATCTCTCTGCCTGGTTTATCAAACAGTACAACCCTAGCAAAGTGGCTAGTGATAGTACATCAGTCGCTTTATACCGTGGCATTTGTGTTTTTGATATTGATAGATCTGGTGGTACAAAGATACTAGTTACCATGTCGACTGATACAATTGCTCTCCAGGTTTTGTCGTTTTCCGAAAAGGATGGATTCGGAAGTACGTGTAGCGATATATACAGTAAAGTAACACAACTTATTGAAGATATCCAAGTGAGATATAGCatgaaaatatcttttaaagtcCATTTCAAATGCAGTGATGGATATTATTTTCAAGACACATTTGAATTTGAGAAATTGACAAGCGAGGAGGAGTGTTTCTGTACTCAGCATAAGCAAATGCATCGATCTGAACAGATATATTCTCCCTGGATGAATAATGAGGTaagtttttcaaatgaaatggtTTGAAactaatcaaataatcatttgGATTCCTCAACAGtattttctcagttttattCTTATTAGATATGTGTTCACCAGTAAAGTGTGCAGTTCTCGGTTGGACACACaattatttttctgaaaatttgtaGGAAGTTTATTAAATTAATAGACTCAAACATTTGGATAATCGAAATTTAGTTTCAATGCAGTTTGATTGTAATAcgtataatatattaaatggtgactataaaaaagaagatgtggtatgattgcgaatgagaaaactcttcacaagagacaaacatgacacagacattaacaactataggtcaccgtacggccttcacaaatgagcaaagccaataacGCATAGTCATATATAacaggccccgaaatgacaatgtaaaataattcaaacgagaaaaccaacggcccaatttatgaacaaaaaaatgaactgaaaaaaaatgtgacagcaacaaacgacattcactgaattgcaggctccaGGCTAGGGAAAGGGACATGCCTACATAATATGGTGGGGTTAAACAGGTAAACGTAATCACtataacctgggacagtggtatatcAGAACAACACaataacaaactttaaaaatcagtttaaaaggGCTTCACTTGTCAGTTTGATACACACAGAAAATTCTAATTCCTGAATGTTCAATACATTTTCAAACCTCATCTTATATGATACGTATACGAGGGCGAAAAATTTGCATTGAagataaaatacagaaaaaataagtttttggcCTTTGTGctttaaaaatgataataaattaataaattcacACACTAAAAATTTAGACGAAACCGATtacttaaaatataaagatattagGAACTGAACACTTGTCGTCCCTCAACAAACTAAACCTTCAAGTTAATGACTTGAcacattctgaaaaatattatcCTAGTTTCAAGACCTAAAGACAAGCGATAATACAAAACTTAATTCCAGAGTTCGGCTTGAACATTTCCGAAGACCGAAATACTGAATTTAGACATGTTTGACACTAACACCGAaacataaatcaattgaaaatacaGCGTTCAGTAACACACAACGCTTATATGCTATTTACACAGTATACTATTAAGagaaattgatttgtttttaataaaaactaaaaaaaacaacagcactTATTCGAATGTTCATAGTGCATTGAAAGAACGCAGAGGTCAAAGAAGAaatgaattaatttataaaCGCGAACACAGATTCAGACATATGTAAACACAttcagaatataaaaaaatatgtggagacaaatttatatatcattacgaggaatttattattttatgaatatgttGAAACAAAGACAAAGTTGAACATTCATTATATAGCGTAAAGAATCGCATTTTGATAATATCCggtattataaatgtatcttttcATACGCGAAAGATCAATCATTGCGTCTTAGAAACTGCAGTACTGGCTTATTGAATAGATTTATGATATTCTCGGGAACTGAAAGTCTATCAGTAGACCTACCAATCCAGTAGTAGTAACAAAGTAGTAACAAAGTGTTCGATAATTAATGAAGTGAAAGTGATGctcaatcaataataaaaaaagaaattctgcGCCAGGAGCTTTTTCAATGCTTTCTCAATGTTGAAatagaaatgtataaataattaagaaatatagGGAGGTTAttcaaatagatataaacatgtCAAAAGAAAATTCCTGAAACCTACACAAAGCACTTTTTAGTAATTCTACGAAAAATCCCTTCTTTCTTATGAATAAACTCCCTTAACCAGGAAACGTAAAATCTACAATCTATAAAAAATGgcagggagcttacgtcaatagatatagaaaATTCACAAAAAGTTTCATGAACAATGCGTagcattttgaataaataaaatccaTCAACACAAAATCATCAAAGTTTCAGGCAAATTAACGAAGGTAACTTTAAGTTATTGTCCGCTTCCTCTCTTAACGAATACAACCCTACTACTCGGAAACGTAAAAtctcaaaatttataaaaattaaaagaaagcTAACGTCAATGCACATAAACAACTCACAAAcgtatataagctttggattttaaaatattttggccacgagcatcactgaagagacatgtattgtcgaaatgcgcatctggtgcaagaaaattggtaccgttaatttaattactaccactgggtcgatgcctctgctggtggactattagtccccgagggtatcaccagcccagtagccagtacttcggtacaggcatgaaaatacggattttttgtgttattaaaatttgctgttagaaaatattataaattattataaattaaggaatgtatctccctcatgcaaagctctgattcctttcacggatttggctatactttttggaccttttggattattagctcttcatcttttatataagctttggattttaaaatattttggccacgagcatcactgaagagacatgtattgtcgaaatgcgcatctggtgcaagaaaattgtaccgttaatttaattactaccactgggtcgatgcctctgctggtggactattagtccccgagggtatcaccagcccagtacccagtacttcggtactggcatgaaaatacggattttttgtgttattaaaatttgctgttagaaaatattataaattattataaattaaggaatgtatctccctcatgcaaagctctgattcttttcacggatttggctatactttttggaccttttggattattagctcttcatcttttatataagctttggattttaaaatattttggccacgagcatcactgaagagacatgtattgtcgaaatgcgcatctggtgcaagaaaattggtaccgttaatttaattactaccactgggtcgatgcctctgctggtggactattagtccccgagggtatcaccagcccagtagccagtacttcggtactggcatgaaaatacggattttttgtgttattaaaatttgctgttagaaaatattataaatcattataaattaaggaatgtatctccctcatgcaaagctctgattcctttcacggatttggctatactttttggaccttttggattattagctcttcatcttttatataagcttttgattttaaaatattttggccacgagcatcactgaagagacatgtattgtcgaaatgcgcatctggtgcaagaaaattggtaccgttaatttaattactaccactgggtcgatgcctctgctggtggactattagtccccgagggtatcaccagcccagtagccagtacttcggtactggcgtgaaaatacggattttttgtgttattaaaatttgctgttagaaaatattataaatcattataaattaaggaatgtatctccctcatgcaaagctctgattcctttcacggatttggctatactttttggaccttttggattattagctcttcatcttttatataagctttggattttaaaatattttggccacgagcatcactgaagagacatgtattgtcgaaatgcgcatctggtgcaagaaaattggtaccgttaatttaattactaccactgggtcgatgcctctgctggtggactattcgtccccgagggtatcaccagcccagtagccagtacttcggtactggcatgaaaatacggatttgttgttttattaaaatttgctgttagaaaatattataaattattataaattaa
Coding sequences within it:
- the LOC134693672 gene encoding probable serine/threonine-protein kinase roco6 translates to MQSSKTEKRYFVRVMIVGKESAGKTCLLRRLLKEDITDVSSTDGVDIVVRRCKINIEDGTWTIGKGIIDDKMTRIKRALFPNAEDRDTLSMQEDETNNMNIRQGDAKSTNDKNITTDTKLRQEEKEETIGSSSLAMPEESTNKALVNLDNEEITNESLSLVTPEDFTSDNNVNLDNTKKKNESSSLVMPKDVMSHVFSKSTVNAPLNLYALCELWDFAGQKEFYATHQAFLTSSAVYLVVADMKDDISKQGLGQCFADFQNIGEYVDFWFDSIHCHRTADKRARNVHFDPPILLVFTGKDKYNKEADLKKRKKELNDQLDQVLGYQSKYHHLHKKWYLSNLTDTDEEFVKLQHAIFESARKMDNWGNDFPLKWILLEHLIEINKDDGKNIINLNDMFKLAKHHDINILEKDELLLFLRLQHILGNIIFFENIPDLIILKPQWLADAFRCLVSDRIDDSSLHHLEDWTLFTRQGKISESLITELFESKDGSQFSGQKKQFT